Proteins encoded within one genomic window of Bombus vancouverensis nearcticus chromosome 4, iyBomVanc1_principal, whole genome shotgun sequence:
- the LOC117156758 gene encoding uncharacterized protein LOC117156758 — protein MDAMVISGQFDEFACRFDKSRHERDKDRSMCCRTDFRRDYETATSIAGTFIVSPIVLSFRYGIPDRPREDITLKGKDRGKPVQDLPALLCSRTGILGVPPTD, from the exons ATGGACGCTATGGTAATCAGTGGTCAATTCGACGAGTTTGCATGCAGATTTG ATAAATCTCGACATGAACGGGACAAGGATCGGTCGATGTGCTGTCGCACAGATTTCCGAAGGGATTACGAAACAGCTACAAGTATCGCTGGAACGTTTATAGTTTCCCCCATTGTGCTGTCTTTCCGCTATGGGATTCCCGACCGGCCGAGGGAGGACATCACTTTGAAAGGCAAAGATCGAGGAAAACCGGTTCAGGACCTGCCGGCTCTATTATGCTCCCGTACCGGTATCCTCGGTGTACCTCCAACAGACTAA
- the LOC117156757 gene encoding breast cancer anti-estrogen resistance protein 3 homolog isoform X1, which produces MIVSDKDRARKSTGMRIAWSFRFPSMGTLQNLGASGRRRKRNGISSSTSCKELHQKRHTIHLQPEAIIHKEPSFIVTPPSPEDPTEENRRSSEVKVEEAEEEVANGREDCDACESAAKRVDNSNDYSNLPMDPPEESTRKLLERELRLLDPRDLRSHAWYHGSTLRGGRKGAEAEVPNDGDFLVRDCASQPGNYVLTVRWKGQPLHFVINRVVIQPETVYERAQYQFEDEAFDTVADLITFYVGSGRPISQASGARIITPKPRCVPLTCVAGPTNSQHCSSPSSSSLSTGSPPRLPRKQQRSHSLTAQHHPSDQHDSRQTSNQQAAPHGPVQSSTLPRVPPIQNQPPSCSLSLGRQKITRVTSDPALQQQQQPTLQPSSLNHQNSHGTAPPKPPRLPYAPNHQHHAHHHHHHHHHHHQGYQASGSDSGNGSGDSEFETNNSGGASNPSSSAPIKGVVIRSHYNTSNDGTNGNNGNEYELSAEEQLVVAAPSLEITTALDIEGFTTLLLPAGEHRPLDPTALRGVSGMLHDSAPRVLASHLTKIDLELALQPGSGNRNGLSGIELATLPHGRQARMDLIERSECLKLVVAVTVLAGATAIERAATISKWIKVAIDTKTALGNLYGFCGVMLGLCLPQIQRLANTWHLLRQKHTDEAFNFEAKLRPTLRAMNECTNPQAPNTTLPHLLPIALLGERGPEDILGTVAPSGLAAAILSPWENSAPDCGLSIVWSHLESARKMAENLPLFRRNAEIVLEGSRSDELLSDAFRTEFHIKFLWGSRGATVAPEERHLKFTQVLDAMFDKCSSTEVAA; this is translated from the exons ATGATCGTAAGCGACAAGGATCGCGCGCGGAAAAGTACCGGCATGC GCATAGCATGGAGCTTCCGGTTTCCATCTATGGGCACCCTACAAAACCTAGGCGCCAGTGGCCGTCGTCGAAAGAGAAACGGCATATCATCTTCAACCTCTTGTAAGGAACTCCATCAGAAGCGACACACGATCCACCTACAGCCGGAAGCAATTATTCATAAGGAGCCATCATTCATTGTGACACCACCGTCGCCGGAAGATCCGACCGAGGAGAACAGAAG GTCGTCGGAGGTAAAGgtcgaggaggcggaggaggagGTGGCGAACGGAAGGGAGGACTGCGACGCGTGCGAATCCGCTGCGAAAAGGGTTGACAACAGTAACGACTATTCCAATCTACCAATG GATCCACCCGAGGAGTCGACTCGAAAACTTCTGGAGCGAGAACTTCGACTTCTGGATCCCAGAGATTTAAGATCGCACGCTTGGTATCATGGTAGTACTCTTCGAGGTGGTCGAAAGGGCGCTGAAGCGGAAGTACCGAACGACGGTGACTTCCTGGTCCGGGATTGTGCCTCCCAGCCCGGAAACTACGTCCTTACGGTCCGATGGAAAGGCCAACCCCTTCATTTCGTCATCAACAGG GTAGTAATTCAGCCAGAGACAGTCTACGAAAGGGCCCAATACCAGTTCGAGGACGAAGCGTTTGACACGGTAGCCGATCTGATAACTTTCTACGTGGGCAGCGGCCGTCCGATAAGTCAAGCGAGTGGCGCTCGCATAATCACTCCAAAACCAAGATGCGTTCCTCTAACCTGCGTAGCAGGACCAACAAACAGCCAACACTGTTCTAGCCCTTCCTCCTCGTCCCTATCGACCGGATCTCCGCCTCGCCTACCTCGAAAACAACAACGAAGTCACTCTCTAACCGCTCAACATCATCCATCTGATCAACACGATAGTCGTCAAACATCGAATCAACAAGCAGCACCCCATGGACCGGTCCAATCGAGCACTCTACCACGAGTTCCACCTATTCAGAACCAACCACCATCGTGTTCCTTATCTCTGGGTCGTCAGAAGATCACCAGGGTGACTTCCGACCCGGCCCtccaacaacagcaacagccaACTCTTCAACCATCAAGTTTGAATCATCAAAATTCACATGGTACCGCCCCGCCAAAGCCACCGAGGCTGCCATACGCCCCTAATCACCAGCATCACgctcatcaccatcatcatcatcaccatcaccaTCATCAAGGTTACCAAGCGTCAGGAAGCGACAGCGGAAACGGATCTGGAGACAGTGAGTTCGAAACGAACAATTCAGGCGGCGCCAGTAATCCGTCTTCCTCTGCTCCTATCAAAGGAGTCGTGATTAGAAGTCATTATAACACCAGTAATGATGGTACCAATGGGAACAATGGCAACGAGTATGAATTATCCGCAGAAGAGCAGCTAGTTGTGGCTGCACCGTCTTTAGAAATCACGACAGCTTTGGATATCGAAGGATTTACGACCCTGTTATTGCCAGCTGGCGAGCATAGACCTCTAGATCCTACAGCTTTAAGAGGAGTGTCTGGAATGTTGCACGACTCGGCACCAAGAGTCTTGGCGTCTCATCTAACGAAGATCGACCTGGAATTGGCTCTTCAACCTGGATCTGGGAATAGAAATGGGCTGAGTGGTATCGAATTAGCCACTCTGCCGCATGGTCGACAAGCCAGGATGGATTTGATCGAAAGATCCGAGTGTCTGAAACTTGTGGTGGCAGTGACTGTGCTGGCTGGAGCCACTGCCATCGAAAGAGCAGCTACGATCAGCAAGTGGATCAAAGTCGCCATAGATACGAAGACAGCTCTGGGGAATTTGTATGGATTCTGTGGCGTGATGCTTGGTCTGTGTCTGCCTCAGATACAGAGGTTGGCGAACACGTGGCATTTGTTGAGACAGAAACATACCGACGAAGCTTTTAATTTTGAAGCGAAGCTCAGGCCTACGCTTCGTGCTATGAACGAGTGCACGAACCCACAGGCACCGAATACTACGCTCCCACATCTGTTGCCCATCGCTTTGCTCGGTGAACGAGGTCCTGAAGATATTCTTG GGACCGTAGCCCCATCAGGTCTAGCAGCGGCAATTCTATCGCCTTGGGAGAATTCAGCCCCAGACTGTGGCCTATCCATCGTTTGGTCTCACTTGGAATCAGCTCGAAAAATGGCAGAGAATCTCCCATTATTCCGTAGAAACGCGGAGATCGTTCTCGAGGGCTCGAGAAGCGACGAGTTACTATCTGACGCGTTTCGAACggaatttcatataaaattccTGTGGGGAAGCCGAGGGGCCACCGTAGCACCGGAAGAGAGGCATTTAAAATTCACGCAAGTGTTAGACGCGATGTTCGACAAGTGTTCATCGACGGAAGTGGCGGCCTAA
- the LOC117156757 gene encoding breast cancer anti-estrogen resistance protein 3 homolog isoform X3: MGKTASKLKSRRSQSIAWSFRFPSMGTLQNLGASGRRRKRNGISSSTSCKELHQKRHTIHLQPEAIIHKEPSFIVTPPSPEDPTEENRRSSEVKVEEAEEEVANGREDCDACESAAKRVDNSNDYSNLPMDPPEESTRKLLERELRLLDPRDLRSHAWYHGSTLRGGRKGAEAEVPNDGDFLVRDCASQPGNYVLTVRWKGQPLHFVINRVVIQPETVYERAQYQFEDEAFDTVADLITFYVGSGRPISQASGARIITPKPRCVPLTCVAGPTNSQHCSSPSSSSLSTGSPPRLPRKQQRSHSLTAQHHPSDQHDSRQTSNQQAAPHGPVQSSTLPRVPPIQNQPPSCSLSLGRQKITRVTSDPALQQQQQPTLQPSSLNHQNSHGTAPPKPPRLPYAPNHQHHAHHHHHHHHHHHQGYQASGSDSGNGSGDSEFETNNSGGASNPSSSAPIKGVVIRSHYNTSNDGTNGNNGNEYELSAEEQLVVAAPSLEITTALDIEGFTTLLLPAGEHRPLDPTALRGVSGMLHDSAPRVLASHLTKIDLELALQPGSGNRNGLSGIELATLPHGRQARMDLIERSECLKLVVAVTVLAGATAIERAATISKWIKVAIDTKTALGNLYGFCGVMLGLCLPQIQRLANTWHLLRQKHTDEAFNFEAKLRPTLRAMNECTNPQAPNTTLPHLLPIALLGERGPEDILGTVAPSGLAAAILSPWENSAPDCGLSIVWSHLESARKMAENLPLFRRNAEIVLEGSRSDELLSDAFRTEFHIKFLWGSRGATVAPEERHLKFTQVLDAMFDKCSSTEVAA, encoded by the exons GCATAGCATGGAGCTTCCGGTTTCCATCTATGGGCACCCTACAAAACCTAGGCGCCAGTGGCCGTCGTCGAAAGAGAAACGGCATATCATCTTCAACCTCTTGTAAGGAACTCCATCAGAAGCGACACACGATCCACCTACAGCCGGAAGCAATTATTCATAAGGAGCCATCATTCATTGTGACACCACCGTCGCCGGAAGATCCGACCGAGGAGAACAGAAG GTCGTCGGAGGTAAAGgtcgaggaggcggaggaggagGTGGCGAACGGAAGGGAGGACTGCGACGCGTGCGAATCCGCTGCGAAAAGGGTTGACAACAGTAACGACTATTCCAATCTACCAATG GATCCACCCGAGGAGTCGACTCGAAAACTTCTGGAGCGAGAACTTCGACTTCTGGATCCCAGAGATTTAAGATCGCACGCTTGGTATCATGGTAGTACTCTTCGAGGTGGTCGAAAGGGCGCTGAAGCGGAAGTACCGAACGACGGTGACTTCCTGGTCCGGGATTGTGCCTCCCAGCCCGGAAACTACGTCCTTACGGTCCGATGGAAAGGCCAACCCCTTCATTTCGTCATCAACAGG GTAGTAATTCAGCCAGAGACAGTCTACGAAAGGGCCCAATACCAGTTCGAGGACGAAGCGTTTGACACGGTAGCCGATCTGATAACTTTCTACGTGGGCAGCGGCCGTCCGATAAGTCAAGCGAGTGGCGCTCGCATAATCACTCCAAAACCAAGATGCGTTCCTCTAACCTGCGTAGCAGGACCAACAAACAGCCAACACTGTTCTAGCCCTTCCTCCTCGTCCCTATCGACCGGATCTCCGCCTCGCCTACCTCGAAAACAACAACGAAGTCACTCTCTAACCGCTCAACATCATCCATCTGATCAACACGATAGTCGTCAAACATCGAATCAACAAGCAGCACCCCATGGACCGGTCCAATCGAGCACTCTACCACGAGTTCCACCTATTCAGAACCAACCACCATCGTGTTCCTTATCTCTGGGTCGTCAGAAGATCACCAGGGTGACTTCCGACCCGGCCCtccaacaacagcaacagccaACTCTTCAACCATCAAGTTTGAATCATCAAAATTCACATGGTACCGCCCCGCCAAAGCCACCGAGGCTGCCATACGCCCCTAATCACCAGCATCACgctcatcaccatcatcatcatcaccatcaccaTCATCAAGGTTACCAAGCGTCAGGAAGCGACAGCGGAAACGGATCTGGAGACAGTGAGTTCGAAACGAACAATTCAGGCGGCGCCAGTAATCCGTCTTCCTCTGCTCCTATCAAAGGAGTCGTGATTAGAAGTCATTATAACACCAGTAATGATGGTACCAATGGGAACAATGGCAACGAGTATGAATTATCCGCAGAAGAGCAGCTAGTTGTGGCTGCACCGTCTTTAGAAATCACGACAGCTTTGGATATCGAAGGATTTACGACCCTGTTATTGCCAGCTGGCGAGCATAGACCTCTAGATCCTACAGCTTTAAGAGGAGTGTCTGGAATGTTGCACGACTCGGCACCAAGAGTCTTGGCGTCTCATCTAACGAAGATCGACCTGGAATTGGCTCTTCAACCTGGATCTGGGAATAGAAATGGGCTGAGTGGTATCGAATTAGCCACTCTGCCGCATGGTCGACAAGCCAGGATGGATTTGATCGAAAGATCCGAGTGTCTGAAACTTGTGGTGGCAGTGACTGTGCTGGCTGGAGCCACTGCCATCGAAAGAGCAGCTACGATCAGCAAGTGGATCAAAGTCGCCATAGATACGAAGACAGCTCTGGGGAATTTGTATGGATTCTGTGGCGTGATGCTTGGTCTGTGTCTGCCTCAGATACAGAGGTTGGCGAACACGTGGCATTTGTTGAGACAGAAACATACCGACGAAGCTTTTAATTTTGAAGCGAAGCTCAGGCCTACGCTTCGTGCTATGAACGAGTGCACGAACCCACAGGCACCGAATACTACGCTCCCACATCTGTTGCCCATCGCTTTGCTCGGTGAACGAGGTCCTGAAGATATTCTTG GGACCGTAGCCCCATCAGGTCTAGCAGCGGCAATTCTATCGCCTTGGGAGAATTCAGCCCCAGACTGTGGCCTATCCATCGTTTGGTCTCACTTGGAATCAGCTCGAAAAATGGCAGAGAATCTCCCATTATTCCGTAGAAACGCGGAGATCGTTCTCGAGGGCTCGAGAAGCGACGAGTTACTATCTGACGCGTTTCGAACggaatttcatataaaattccTGTGGGGAAGCCGAGGGGCCACCGTAGCACCGGAAGAGAGGCATTTAAAATTCACGCAAGTGTTAGACGCGATGTTCGACAAGTGTTCATCGACGGAAGTGGCGGCCTAA
- the LOC117156757 gene encoding breast cancer anti-estrogen resistance protein 3 homolog isoform X2, with amino-acid sequence MGTLQNLGASGRRRKRNGISSSTSCKELHQKRHTIHLQPEAIIHKEPSFIVTPPSPEDPTEENRRSSEVKVEEAEEEVANGREDCDACESAAKRVDNSNDYSNLPMDPPEESTRKLLERELRLLDPRDLRSHAWYHGSTLRGGRKGAEAEVPNDGDFLVRDCASQPGNYVLTVRWKGQPLHFVINRVVIQPETVYERAQYQFEDEAFDTVADLITFYVGSGRPISQASGARIITPKPRCVPLTCVAGPTNSQHCSSPSSSSLSTGSPPRLPRKQQRSHSLTAQHHPSDQHDSRQTSNQQAAPHGPVQSSTLPRVPPIQNQPPSCSLSLGRQKITRVTSDPALQQQQQPTLQPSSLNHQNSHGTAPPKPPRLPYAPNHQHHAHHHHHHHHHHHQGYQASGSDSGNGSGDSEFETNNSGGASNPSSSAPIKGVVIRSHYNTSNDGTNGNNGNEYELSAEEQLVVAAPSLEITTALDIEGFTTLLLPAGEHRPLDPTALRGVSGMLHDSAPRVLASHLTKIDLELALQPGSGNRNGLSGIELATLPHGRQARMDLIERSECLKLVVAVTVLAGATAIERAATISKWIKVAIDTKTALGNLYGFCGVMLGLCLPQIQRLANTWHLLRQKHTDEAFNFEAKLRPTLRAMNECTNPQAPNTTLPHLLPIALLGERGPEDILGTVAPSGLAAAILSPWENSAPDCGLSIVWSHLESARKMAENLPLFRRNAEIVLEGSRSDELLSDAFRTEFHIKFLWGSRGATVAPEERHLKFTQVLDAMFDKCSSTEVAA; translated from the exons ATGGGCACCCTACAAAACCTAGGCGCCAGTGGCCGTCGTCGAAAGAGAAACGGCATATCATCTTCAACCTCTTGTAAGGAACTCCATCAGAAGCGACACACGATCCACCTACAGCCGGAAGCAATTATTCATAAGGAGCCATCATTCATTGTGACACCACCGTCGCCGGAAGATCCGACCGAGGAGAACAGAAG GTCGTCGGAGGTAAAGgtcgaggaggcggaggaggagGTGGCGAACGGAAGGGAGGACTGCGACGCGTGCGAATCCGCTGCGAAAAGGGTTGACAACAGTAACGACTATTCCAATCTACCAATG GATCCACCCGAGGAGTCGACTCGAAAACTTCTGGAGCGAGAACTTCGACTTCTGGATCCCAGAGATTTAAGATCGCACGCTTGGTATCATGGTAGTACTCTTCGAGGTGGTCGAAAGGGCGCTGAAGCGGAAGTACCGAACGACGGTGACTTCCTGGTCCGGGATTGTGCCTCCCAGCCCGGAAACTACGTCCTTACGGTCCGATGGAAAGGCCAACCCCTTCATTTCGTCATCAACAGG GTAGTAATTCAGCCAGAGACAGTCTACGAAAGGGCCCAATACCAGTTCGAGGACGAAGCGTTTGACACGGTAGCCGATCTGATAACTTTCTACGTGGGCAGCGGCCGTCCGATAAGTCAAGCGAGTGGCGCTCGCATAATCACTCCAAAACCAAGATGCGTTCCTCTAACCTGCGTAGCAGGACCAACAAACAGCCAACACTGTTCTAGCCCTTCCTCCTCGTCCCTATCGACCGGATCTCCGCCTCGCCTACCTCGAAAACAACAACGAAGTCACTCTCTAACCGCTCAACATCATCCATCTGATCAACACGATAGTCGTCAAACATCGAATCAACAAGCAGCACCCCATGGACCGGTCCAATCGAGCACTCTACCACGAGTTCCACCTATTCAGAACCAACCACCATCGTGTTCCTTATCTCTGGGTCGTCAGAAGATCACCAGGGTGACTTCCGACCCGGCCCtccaacaacagcaacagccaACTCTTCAACCATCAAGTTTGAATCATCAAAATTCACATGGTACCGCCCCGCCAAAGCCACCGAGGCTGCCATACGCCCCTAATCACCAGCATCACgctcatcaccatcatcatcatcaccatcaccaTCATCAAGGTTACCAAGCGTCAGGAAGCGACAGCGGAAACGGATCTGGAGACAGTGAGTTCGAAACGAACAATTCAGGCGGCGCCAGTAATCCGTCTTCCTCTGCTCCTATCAAAGGAGTCGTGATTAGAAGTCATTATAACACCAGTAATGATGGTACCAATGGGAACAATGGCAACGAGTATGAATTATCCGCAGAAGAGCAGCTAGTTGTGGCTGCACCGTCTTTAGAAATCACGACAGCTTTGGATATCGAAGGATTTACGACCCTGTTATTGCCAGCTGGCGAGCATAGACCTCTAGATCCTACAGCTTTAAGAGGAGTGTCTGGAATGTTGCACGACTCGGCACCAAGAGTCTTGGCGTCTCATCTAACGAAGATCGACCTGGAATTGGCTCTTCAACCTGGATCTGGGAATAGAAATGGGCTGAGTGGTATCGAATTAGCCACTCTGCCGCATGGTCGACAAGCCAGGATGGATTTGATCGAAAGATCCGAGTGTCTGAAACTTGTGGTGGCAGTGACTGTGCTGGCTGGAGCCACTGCCATCGAAAGAGCAGCTACGATCAGCAAGTGGATCAAAGTCGCCATAGATACGAAGACAGCTCTGGGGAATTTGTATGGATTCTGTGGCGTGATGCTTGGTCTGTGTCTGCCTCAGATACAGAGGTTGGCGAACACGTGGCATTTGTTGAGACAGAAACATACCGACGAAGCTTTTAATTTTGAAGCGAAGCTCAGGCCTACGCTTCGTGCTATGAACGAGTGCACGAACCCACAGGCACCGAATACTACGCTCCCACATCTGTTGCCCATCGCTTTGCTCGGTGAACGAGGTCCTGAAGATATTCTTG GGACCGTAGCCCCATCAGGTCTAGCAGCGGCAATTCTATCGCCTTGGGAGAATTCAGCCCCAGACTGTGGCCTATCCATCGTTTGGTCTCACTTGGAATCAGCTCGAAAAATGGCAGAGAATCTCCCATTATTCCGTAGAAACGCGGAGATCGTTCTCGAGGGCTCGAGAAGCGACGAGTTACTATCTGACGCGTTTCGAACggaatttcatataaaattccTGTGGGGAAGCCGAGGGGCCACCGTAGCACCGGAAGAGAGGCATTTAAAATTCACGCAAGTGTTAGACGCGATGTTCGACAAGTGTTCATCGACGGAAGTGGCGGCCTAA
- the LOC117156910 gene encoding endoribonuclease LACTB2 produces the protein MKVLTDLPLVSRLSSRVIRILGCNKGVLTLQGTNTYLVGTGTRRILIDAGEEKSSNEYTKVLREVLEKEKATIQHLLITHHHVDHLGGVNYVLDMLKETDTTGCTSIVWKLPRASNDKNSSKLETQVQWENLKDKQVVEVEGAKLRVEYTPGHASDHACFMLEDEKILFSGDCVLGEGTVIFEDLETYLASLRKMLGMQAKTIYPGHGPVIEDPETVINYYIKHRLKRENDILGILQQNAKDNTLSEADIAKFLNMNVSKHLWEAVIYSIERHLDKLVKEGKVKGEKGKWQSM, from the exons ATGAAAGTTTTAACTGATTTACCGTTAGTATCAAGATTATCTTCGAGAGTCATACGAATTTTAGGATGTAACAAAGGAGTTCTGACATTACAAGGCACAAACACATATCTTGTTGGTACAGGTACTAG ACGCATATTAATAGATGCAGGTGAAGAAAAATCTTCCAATGAGTATACAAAAGTATTGCGTGAAGTCTTAGAAAAAGAGAAAGCAACTATTCAACATTTATTAATTACACATCATCACGTTGACCATTTAGGGGGAGTAAATTATGTTTTAGATATGTTAAAAGAAACTGATACCACAGGATGCACCAGTATAGTGTGGAAATTACCAAGAGCTTCTAATGACAAAAACTCCAGTAAACTTGAAACGCAAGTTCAATGGGAAAATTTAAAAGATAAGCAGGTAGTGGAAGTAGAAGGAGCTAAACTTCGTGTTGAGTATACTCCAGGACATGCATCCGATCATGCTTGCTTTATGCTCGAAGACGAAAAAATACTGTTTAGTGGAGATTGTGTTCTTGGTGAAGGTACTGTCATTTTTGAGGATTTAGAAACCTACCTGGCTTCTCTGAGAAAAATGTTGGGAATGCAGGCAAAAACGATATATCCAGGTCATGGGCCTGTAATAGAAGATCCAGAAactgtaattaattattatattaaacacAGGTTAAAACGAGAAAATGACATTTTAGGCATCCTGCAGCAAAATGCAAAAGATAATACATTATCTGAAGCAGATAttgcaaaatttttaaacatg AACGTTTCAAAACATTTGTGGGAAGCAGTAATCTACAGCATAGAGCGTCATCTTGATAAATTAGTAAAAGAAGGTAAAGTGAAAGGCGAGAAAGGAAAGTGGCAAAGTATGTAA